One genomic segment of Chitinophaga sancti includes these proteins:
- a CDS encoding RagB/SusD family nutrient uptake outer membrane protein, with protein sequence MYANIRSFIILIIFVTAFSACKKYLTIENPSTISQDAVFTSVSNTNAAVVGVYAMLIGDNGYGNRISCLFPQSSDDFKTSGDYSADDRRGISTYGASAGNSDLPNPFNQLFKGIERANICIKYIPLSPLYNGGSATEQSQMKKMYGEALTLRAQFYFEALRNWGDLPAQLVPAADLTDMYLPRTDKDSIYQQLLDDLAVAEELVPWRTESPDQNLRLTKGAVKGIRARIALAVGGYSLRTNPHVMARRDDYKKFYQIAYDECADIMAHPEQHALNPVYENIFKSLHTSTRTDDAHELMFEVGAYGGNASTDSKLGYYNGLKHNTSSRFGGGGGGINVLPTYFYEFDSIGDCRRDVTINLFEIDANSQKIAVTAGVMTDGKYRRSWTSITGTSQNLAINWPILRFSDVLLMYAEADNEINEAPSAKAQDALQQVQKRAYAGHLDRLPEIPTDKQGFFEAVVHERLLEFGGEGIRKYDLIRWNLLATKLTETRDKLRQFMNGEGRYANVPLYLYAKAATYNLTNSVDETKTLDLYGGPVSQVLFEPGLGVSAAPSGYTTKSWRMAVNEDYLTGARKGYAIYFEANKKELFPIPTDALNSNYRLVQNQGY encoded by the coding sequence TACGCGAACATACGTTCATTCATCATACTTATCATTTTTGTCACAGCATTCAGTGCGTGCAAAAAATACCTGACGATCGAGAACCCGTCTACGATATCGCAGGATGCTGTATTTACCAGTGTATCCAATACGAATGCCGCTGTAGTGGGTGTATACGCTATGTTGATCGGCGATAATGGATACGGTAACCGTATTTCGTGTTTGTTTCCACAATCATCGGACGATTTTAAAACATCCGGTGACTATAGTGCGGACGACAGGAGAGGGATCAGTACTTATGGTGCCAGTGCGGGGAATAGTGATTTGCCGAACCCTTTTAACCAGTTGTTCAAGGGGATAGAGCGGGCGAATATTTGTATCAAATATATCCCATTGTCTCCTTTGTATAATGGTGGTTCTGCAACAGAGCAATCACAGATGAAGAAGATGTATGGAGAGGCGCTGACCCTGCGGGCACAGTTTTACTTTGAAGCGTTGCGCAACTGGGGCGATCTGCCTGCACAACTGGTGCCCGCCGCAGATCTGACGGATATGTACCTGCCCCGGACTGATAAAGATTCCATCTACCAGCAATTGCTGGACGACCTGGCAGTGGCAGAAGAATTAGTGCCCTGGAGAACGGAATCACCAGATCAGAATTTACGACTCACCAAAGGTGCGGTGAAGGGGATCAGGGCCAGGATTGCGCTGGCTGTAGGCGGCTATTCATTGCGTACCAATCCTCATGTGATGGCGAGAAGAGATGATTATAAAAAGTTTTACCAGATAGCTTATGATGAATGTGCGGATATTATGGCACATCCGGAACAGCATGCGCTGAATCCTGTGTATGAAAATATCTTCAAGTCATTGCATACGTCTACGCGAACCGACGATGCGCATGAACTGATGTTTGAAGTTGGTGCATATGGTGGGAATGCCAGTACAGATAGTAAGCTGGGATATTACAATGGTCTGAAGCATAATACCTCTTCCCGTTTTGGTGGCGGTGGTGGTGGCATCAATGTATTGCCGACGTATTTTTATGAGTTTGATTCAATTGGTGATTGTCGCCGGGATGTGACCATCAACCTGTTTGAAATAGATGCAAATAGTCAGAAGATAGCGGTAACAGCAGGTGTGATGACAGATGGTAAGTATCGCCGTTCCTGGACGAGCATTACCGGTACATCGCAGAACCTGGCTATCAACTGGCCGATACTGCGGTTCTCTGATGTGTTGCTGATGTATGCGGAGGCAGACAATGAAATCAATGAAGCACCTTCTGCAAAGGCGCAGGATGCTTTGCAGCAGGTACAGAAAAGAGCTTATGCAGGGCACCTGGACCGATTGCCGGAAATACCTACGGATAAACAGGGATTCTTTGAAGCGGTAGTACATGAAAGGTTGCTGGAATTCGGGGGTGAAGGGATTCGGAAGTATGATCTGATCCGTTGGAACCTGCTGGCTACAAAGCTGACAGAGACAAGGGATAAGTTGCGCCAGTTTATGAATGGGGAGGGGCGGTATGCGAATGTGCCATTGTACCTCTATGCAAAAGCGGCGACGTATAATCTTACGAATTCAGTGGATGAAACGAAGACGCTGGATTTGTATGGTGGACCGGTATCGCAGGTGTTGTTTGAACCGGGATTGGGGGTTTCTGCTGCGCCATCGGGGTATACGACTAAGAGTTGGCGGATGGCGGTGAATGAAGATTACCTGACGGGGGCGAGGAAGGGGTATGCGATTTATTTTGAGGCGAATAAAAAAGAGCTGTTTCCTATTCCTACAGATGCTTTGAATAGTAATTACAGGCTGGTACAAAATCAGGGGTATTAA
- a CDS encoding DUF5123 domain-containing protein encodes MRYIIFFLFISLLACKKKEDELSLSRQFMPSGDISISTADTLATLTWKAALFTSGTVVTYTVEVSQDSTFATTAHSFATDTTGIRISDQYLEVRKKYYARVRTNGKDTASASNWVYSKSFSITGEQLLLPLADSNLIDKSVILLWTSTQGLTKLVFTSGGVSRTIGLSEEQSIAGKLQVDSLQPLTTYTVEIFKEEVSKGILTFTTKAGVATGPNVIDLTGITGVPGILKDTLPKVGAGSIIILKRGETYNIDIAMELGKAVSFVSENSFNTQLPLIYFTNNFNVTAGSVIDSVVFRGLTLRSNDYASRYVINASNVATIGKILFEDCHVEIFRGVVRLQTSAAGGTQVGDFVVNNCVVDSISNYGVVNCDNVACAVQNITIQNSTLYKLEKVVTSKQNSNSVVLSNCTINEAPQGGGSAYLVDYSQSATNNIAAGISLKSCIIGAGRNNGGSTSVRGIRANAATLINVSSSFNTSDYVVSGNAIVGLTVYAGTVTDLWKDPANGNFTIKDSGFAGKSSAGDPRWW; translated from the coding sequence ATGCGTTATATAATATTTTTTCTGTTCATCAGCCTGTTGGCCTGCAAGAAAAAAGAAGATGAACTCAGTCTGTCCAGGCAATTTATGCCATCGGGCGATATCTCTATCAGCACGGCAGATACCCTGGCTACACTCACATGGAAAGCAGCATTGTTCACTTCCGGTACGGTAGTGACTTATACCGTGGAGGTGTCACAGGATTCTACTTTTGCCACCACGGCGCATAGTTTTGCAACAGATACCACTGGTATCAGGATCTCCGATCAATACCTGGAAGTACGTAAAAAGTATTATGCCCGTGTAAGAACAAATGGGAAAGATACGGCCAGTGCATCCAATTGGGTGTATAGTAAAAGTTTCTCCATTACAGGAGAGCAGTTGTTGCTACCATTGGCAGATAGTAATCTCATCGATAAATCTGTCATTCTGTTATGGACATCCACGCAGGGGCTGACGAAGCTGGTCTTCACGAGTGGCGGTGTTTCCAGAACAATTGGATTATCTGAAGAACAGAGTATTGCGGGCAAATTACAGGTAGATAGTCTGCAACCACTGACAACCTATACAGTTGAAATCTTTAAAGAAGAAGTGAGTAAGGGGATACTGACCTTTACGACAAAAGCCGGTGTGGCGACCGGACCGAATGTGATAGACCTGACAGGCATCACAGGGGTGCCTGGTATTCTGAAAGACACGTTGCCGAAAGTGGGAGCGGGGAGTATTATCATCCTGAAAAGAGGGGAGACGTATAATATCGATATTGCGATGGAACTGGGCAAAGCCGTATCATTCGTGAGTGAAAACAGCTTCAATACACAGTTGCCATTGATATATTTTACCAACAACTTCAATGTGACGGCGGGGAGTGTGATAGACTCGGTTGTATTCAGGGGATTGACTTTACGGAGTAATGATTATGCCAGCAGGTATGTGATCAATGCCAGCAATGTAGCGACCATAGGTAAGATCCTGTTTGAAGATTGTCATGTAGAAATATTCCGTGGTGTGGTAAGGTTGCAAACTTCTGCGGCCGGTGGTACACAGGTGGGCGACTTTGTGGTGAATAATTGTGTGGTAGACAGCATTTCGAATTATGGAGTGGTGAATTGTGATAATGTGGCTTGTGCGGTACAGAATATCACAATACAGAACAGTACTTTATATAAGCTGGAAAAAGTGGTGACCAGTAAGCAGAATTCCAATTCAGTGGTATTGAGTAACTGCACCATTAATGAGGCGCCGCAGGGTGGGGGATCGGCTTACCTGGTGGATTATAGTCAGTCAGCGACTAATAATATCGCGGCGGGAATCAGTCTGAAGAGTTGTATTATCGGTGCGGGGCGGAATAACGGAGGGAGTACGAGTGTACGTGGGATCAGGGCGAATGCTGCCACGTTGATTAATGTAAGTAGTAGTTTCAATACATCGGATTATGTGGTGAGTGGAAATGCGATTGTGGGATTGACGGTGTATGCAGGTACGGTGACAGATCTGTGGAAGGATCCGGCGAATGGGAATTTTACGATTAAGGATAGTGGTTTTGCAGGGAAGAGTTCCGCGGGAGACCCGCGGTGGTGGTAG
- a CDS encoding HAD family phosphatase, with product MKRAFIFDMNGTMIDDMEYHVHGWFNILNDDLGANLSREAVKKEMYGKNQEVLIRIFGKGKFTNEQMDQLALEKERRYQEAYRPHLSLIAGLQQFLDKAHELGIPMGIGTAAIPFNVDFTIDNLHLRSYFKTIITADDVVDSKPHPETFLKAAEKMGVKPEDCIVFEDAPKGVEAAQNAGMKSVVITTMHTEEEFAAYNNVIRFISDYRELSPSEL from the coding sequence ATGAAACGGGCATTTATCTTCGACATGAACGGCACTATGATAGATGATATGGAGTATCATGTACATGGCTGGTTTAACATCCTTAACGACGACCTTGGTGCAAACCTTAGCCGGGAAGCTGTAAAAAAGGAAATGTATGGCAAAAACCAGGAAGTCCTGATCCGTATCTTTGGCAAAGGCAAATTCACAAACGAACAAATGGATCAACTGGCTCTTGAAAAAGAGCGCCGTTACCAGGAAGCTTACCGCCCTCACCTCAGCCTGATTGCCGGTTTACAGCAATTTCTGGATAAGGCGCATGAACTGGGCATACCAATGGGTATCGGCACCGCGGCCATTCCATTCAATGTAGATTTTACAATTGATAATCTGCACTTAAGATCCTATTTCAAGACAATTATAACTGCTGATGATGTGGTGGACAGCAAGCCTCATCCGGAAACCTTCCTGAAGGCGGCTGAAAAGATGGGGGTAAAACCCGAAGACTGCATTGTATTTGAAGATGCACCCAAAGGTGTAGAAGCAGCGCAGAATGCAGGTATGAAATCAGTAGTGATTACTACGATGCATACAGAGGAGGAGTTTGCAGCCTATAATAATGTTATCAGGTTTATTAGCGACTATAGGGAACTATCACCTTCGGAATTGTAA
- a CDS encoding NUDIX hydrolase, with product MTRYSRQTRMLIAVDCIIFGFDGQDLKLLLIKRGFEPEKGKWSLMGGFVQADEGLEEAATRTLTKLTGLDGVFMEQLNAYGGPNRDPMERTLSVAYYALIDINQYKQQLSDEYKAEWFPLKEAPKLIFDHAQMVSEALARLRYKAAIHPLLFELLPAKFTIPQLQILFEAVYESGFDKRNFSRKVLSTGLLIKQKEKERATSKRGAFYYKLDKRKYSAKFHAFLNFVSDPGNLK from the coding sequence ATGACACGTTATTCCCGGCAAACCCGGATGCTGATAGCAGTAGACTGTATAATTTTCGGTTTTGACGGACAGGATCTTAAGCTCTTGCTTATCAAGCGTGGATTTGAACCGGAGAAAGGAAAGTGGAGCCTGATGGGCGGTTTTGTGCAGGCGGATGAAGGCCTCGAAGAGGCAGCCACCCGAACACTGACCAAACTAACAGGACTGGATGGCGTCTTCATGGAGCAGCTCAATGCCTATGGCGGCCCTAACCGCGATCCGATGGAGCGAACCTTGTCTGTAGCCTATTATGCCCTGATCGACATCAATCAGTACAAACAACAGCTGAGCGATGAGTACAAGGCAGAATGGTTCCCTCTCAAAGAGGCGCCAAAACTGATTTTCGACCATGCACAGATGGTATCTGAAGCGCTGGCCCGCTTACGTTACAAAGCAGCTATCCACCCGCTGCTGTTCGAACTGTTGCCAGCTAAATTTACCATCCCACAGCTGCAAATCCTCTTCGAAGCCGTATACGAATCCGGCTTTGACAAAAGGAACTTCAGCCGTAAAGTATTGTCCACGGGTTTACTCATCAAACAAAAAGAAAAAGAGAGGGCTACTTCCAAAAGGGGAGCATTCTATTACAAGCTGGATAAAAGAAAATACAGCGCCAAATTCCACGCCTTCCTCAACTTCGTTTCCGATCCGGGTAATCTTAAATAA
- a CDS encoding ribulokinase: MEHSYVIGVDFGTDSVRSLVVDTQTGQEAGSAVYFYPRWKKGLFCDPAIQQYRQHPKDYLEGLENSIKDALKQCPAGTAARVKGIAVDTTGSTPGPVNEQGTPLALLPGFEENPNAMFVLWKDHTANSEAALINDISHSNGKDYTAYSGGIYSSEWFWAKILHVVTEDPAIEAAAAAWVEHCDWIPAVLTGNNSVDTLLRSRCAAGHKAMWHASWKGLPPNDFLTKLNPVLDKYDQMYTDTVDATVPAGTITAEWAEKLGLPADVVIGTGAFDAHMGAVGGGIRPYSLCKVIGTSTCDILIAPLEETSHKLVKGICGQVDGSVVPDMLGLEAGQSAYGDIFAWLRKLIMGPLYDLMPEEKDKLAEVEGKLLGYLSKQAEQLPLRDNDPIAMDWFNGRRTPDANHTVKSTITGLHLGTDAVQLFKTLVEAAAFGAKAIADRFIQEGIPIQEVIALGGVAKKSGYAMQVLADVMNRPIRIVNSENACALGAAMFAAVVAGVHPDIDAAQAAMTSGFETTWFPREQNVPYYANRYEKFKEIGAFTEKLYK, translated from the coding sequence ATGGAACATTCATATGTTATAGGTGTCGACTTCGGCACCGACTCAGTCCGCTCCCTTGTTGTAGATACGCAGACCGGTCAGGAAGCCGGTAGTGCCGTGTATTTTTACCCTCGCTGGAAAAAAGGGCTCTTTTGTGACCCTGCCATCCAGCAATACCGCCAGCACCCGAAAGATTACCTGGAAGGGCTGGAAAACAGTATTAAAGACGCGCTGAAACAATGCCCGGCAGGCACCGCCGCCAGGGTGAAAGGCATCGCCGTCGATACCACCGGATCCACCCCCGGCCCTGTCAACGAACAAGGTACGCCCCTGGCCCTGTTGCCCGGTTTTGAAGAAAACCCCAACGCCATGTTCGTTCTCTGGAAAGATCATACTGCCAACTCGGAAGCAGCCCTGATTAATGACATCTCTCATAGCAATGGTAAAGATTATACTGCTTACAGCGGTGGCATATACAGCAGCGAATGGTTCTGGGCCAAAATTCTCCATGTCGTAACCGAAGATCCTGCCATCGAAGCAGCCGCCGCTGCCTGGGTAGAGCATTGCGACTGGATCCCGGCTGTACTCACCGGCAATAATAGTGTCGATACCCTGCTTCGCAGCCGTTGTGCCGCAGGTCACAAAGCCATGTGGCATGCTTCCTGGAAAGGATTGCCGCCAAATGACTTCCTCACCAAACTGAACCCTGTTCTCGATAAATATGATCAGATGTACACCGATACAGTGGATGCCACTGTACCTGCAGGTACGATCACCGCTGAATGGGCGGAAAAATTAGGACTGCCTGCGGATGTTGTGATCGGCACCGGCGCCTTCGATGCCCACATGGGTGCGGTAGGTGGCGGTATCCGTCCATACTCCCTTTGTAAGGTGATCGGCACCAGCACCTGCGATATCCTCATCGCACCGCTGGAAGAAACCAGCCACAAACTGGTAAAAGGCATCTGCGGCCAGGTAGATGGCTCCGTGGTGCCCGACATGCTTGGTTTGGAAGCCGGCCAGTCTGCTTACGGCGACATCTTTGCATGGCTCCGCAAACTGATCATGGGACCATTATACGACCTCATGCCGGAAGAAAAAGATAAACTGGCAGAAGTGGAAGGTAAATTGCTTGGTTACCTATCAAAACAAGCAGAACAACTCCCCTTGCGTGACAACGACCCGATTGCCATGGACTGGTTCAACGGGCGTCGTACACCTGATGCTAATCATACTGTTAAGAGCACTATTACTGGTTTACACCTGGGTACCGATGCGGTGCAACTTTTCAAAACACTCGTAGAGGCAGCGGCCTTTGGTGCCAAAGCCATTGCGGACCGCTTTATTCAGGAAGGTATTCCTATCCAGGAAGTGATTGCACTGGGTGGGGTGGCCAAGAAATCAGGTTATGCTATGCAGGTACTGGCCGATGTGATGAACAGACCTATCCGGATCGTAAACAGCGAAAATGCCTGTGCACTGGGTGCGGCCATGTTTGCCGCTGTGGTAGCGGGTGTTCATCCTGATATTGATGCTGCGCAGGCAGCCATGACTTCAGGTTTTGAAACGACATGGTTCCCAAGGGAACAAAATGTGCCTTATTATGCCAACAGGTATGAGAAGTTTAAAGAAATAGGAGCGTTCACAGAAAAACTATACAAATGA
- the araD gene encoding L-ribulose-5-phosphate 4-epimerase AraD, whose translation MSHPYKELQEQAYHANMQLPALGLVLFTFGNVSVADHKAGVFAIKPSGVPYNLLSPEKMVIVDFDANNVTNNGRPSSDTKTHAVLYKHWAHIGGIVHTHSTYATAWAQAQRDIPIYGTTHADHLTSDVPCAPPMHDDMIKGNYEHETGFQIMNCLNERNLSYEEIEMILVGNHAPFTWGKTADKAVYNAAVLEEVARMAYLTETIRPSCPRLKDSLIKKHFERKHGPDSYYGQQ comes from the coding sequence ATGAGCCATCCATACAAGGAACTTCAGGAGCAGGCTTACCACGCTAACATGCAACTCCCCGCTTTAGGGTTGGTGCTCTTCACCTTTGGCAATGTCAGCGTGGCTGACCACAAAGCAGGTGTATTTGCCATCAAACCCAGCGGTGTGCCTTACAACCTGCTCTCGCCAGAGAAAATGGTGATTGTCGATTTCGATGCAAACAATGTTACGAACAACGGACGGCCATCGTCGGATACGAAAACCCATGCAGTGCTTTACAAACACTGGGCCCACATCGGCGGTATTGTGCATACACACTCTACCTACGCTACTGCCTGGGCACAGGCACAAAGGGATATCCCGATCTATGGCACCACCCATGCAGATCACCTGACCAGCGATGTGCCCTGCGCCCCGCCCATGCACGATGATATGATCAAGGGTAACTATGAGCATGAGACCGGGTTTCAGATCATGAACTGTTTGAATGAGCGTAACCTTAGTTACGAAGAGATAGAAATGATCCTGGTGGGCAACCATGCCCCTTTTACCTGGGGGAAAACAGCTGATAAAGCAGTGTACAACGCTGCTGTGCTGGAAGAAGTAGCGAGAATGGCTTATCTCACGGAAACCATCCGCCCTTCATGCCCCCGCCTGAAGGACTCTTTGATTAAAAAACATTTTGAACGGAAACATGGTCCGGATTCTTATTACGGACAACAGTAA